From the Bdellovibrionota bacterium genome, one window contains:
- the dnaJ gene encoding molecular chaperone DnaJ, with product MRDFYEVLGVEKSADQDVIKKAYRKLAMQYHPDKNPGNKEAEDKFKEAASAYEILSNPQKRQQYDTYGHRAFQGGGGGGFGGQGFTDINDIFESFGDIFGDFFGGQQRQGQKSSNRRGSDLRYLLEVKLEDVLEGIEKEITFETEDNCKPCSGTGADPKFGMETCGTCAGRGQVVRSQGFFQMATTCPTCRGSGKKIKKPCASCNSQGRVMARRKLKVKVPAGVDNGTRLRVSGEGEGGYGSGPQGDLYVEIRVANHANFEREAQNLYSEIKISYSQAILGTEVEVKTLEGKEPLKIPPGTQGGSQIELSKKGLPSLRSAARGHIYYEVKIDIPKKLKPEEEQKLREIAEIRGEKIFDKKKGFFS from the coding sequence ATGAGAGATTTTTACGAAGTATTAGGCGTGGAGAAAAGCGCCGACCAGGACGTTATTAAGAAAGCTTATCGCAAGCTCGCGATGCAATATCATCCTGACAAAAACCCTGGAAACAAAGAAGCTGAAGACAAATTCAAAGAAGCGGCAAGTGCTTACGAAATTCTCTCGAACCCACAAAAAAGACAACAGTACGATACCTACGGACACCGAGCTTTCCAAGGTGGAGGCGGCGGTGGTTTCGGTGGCCAAGGCTTTACGGACATCAACGATATCTTTGAAAGTTTTGGTGATATCTTTGGCGACTTCTTCGGTGGTCAGCAAAGACAAGGTCAAAAGAGTTCCAATCGCAGGGGCTCGGACTTACGATATTTACTTGAAGTAAAACTTGAAGATGTTCTAGAAGGCATAGAAAAAGAAATCACCTTCGAAACAGAAGACAATTGCAAACCTTGTTCAGGCACGGGCGCCGATCCCAAGTTCGGCATGGAAACTTGCGGCACCTGCGCTGGCCGAGGTCAGGTGGTGAGATCCCAAGGGTTCTTCCAGATGGCAACGACCTGCCCAACTTGCAGAGGCTCGGGCAAAAAAATCAAAAAGCCCTGCGCATCTTGTAACAGTCAAGGCCGCGTAATGGCTCGCCGAAAACTCAAAGTCAAAGTCCCAGCCGGCGTCGATAACGGAACTCGCCTCAGAGTCAGCGGCGAAGGTGAAGGCGGTTACGGAAGCGGTCCCCAAGGCGATCTCTATGTCGAAATCCGCGTAGCAAATCACGCAAACTTTGAGCGCGAAGCCCAAAACTTATATTCAGAAATCAAAATCTCTTACAGCCAAGCCATCCTCGGAACCGAAGTGGAAGTCAAAACTCTCGAGGGCAAAGAACCCTTGAAAATTCCACCGGGAACTCAAGGAGGATCTCAAATTGAGCTTTCAAAAAAAGGCCTTCCATCACTCAGATCAGCAGCTCGTGGCCATATATATTATGAAGTTAAAATTGATATTCCAAAAAAGCTAAAACCCGAAGAAGAACAAAAGCTAAGGGAAATCGCTGAGATACGCGGAGAAAAGATCTTTGACAAAAAGAAGGGGTTTTTCTCCTGA